The stretch of DNA CAACAACAAGCTCGAAACTAAGtgcaaaaacaacaccaacaacctTAATGCCTCTgcaaaagagaagcagttccagtgATCACATTATagaggttagtgtgatatataagataagataagatatacctttatttgtcccacaatggggaaaatTGGGCTTTACAGcggcaaagtggacagaagaatataggaagaaataggtatgtacaaaatataacagaaaatataaaaaacatagaAATACTATATACggagcagtagcaatagttacacatggagaataaatataaatactgcacagttggttattgcatATTATATGAGTTCAGTACTGTAATTAAGAGTGCCCCCTTGAAGGACATTACAACAACGGACTCTTGACAGGAAAAAGCTTCGGACAAATGTAAACATCTTTACGCAGGCTGCATTGCCAGAGTCGACTACAGCTCACAACCGCAGTTACAATAATGAAACATATTTCCATGAAGTCCTCACCTCATGAACAGATCTATATTTATCTCCGAGTTGTGACAAAGACACGTTTGAATAGGAAGAATGTTTTTGCACTAACCTACACTGAAACTTGGTCTTAGGAGTCATTATACATGTTGAGCCGAGCTTACTTAACTCATACTTTTTAGAGGAGTGGAGGGGGCCAATGTGTTGCACTAAAGTCTAACTGGCTTCTAAGCGAACCCTGTCAATGATGTGTTATGGTTTTTACCATGGTGGTCTGCATCCTCTCCTCCACGAACTGTTGCACTCGTGCCCCGATCTCATGTTTGCTGTTCAGCAGCACCTGGAAGCGCAAACTTTAGGTTAGCACAGTTGATTTTACACAACGGATAAGAAGAACGAGTCACGCTGACTCGACCATCCACGGGTCCCACAGATGTGGCTCTTACCGAAGTGGCCATGCTGCACAGGTCTCCGTCGTCCCCGCCGTTGCACTGCATCCTGTAAGACAGTAATGCTGGTCAACACTACGCCTGCGACGACATTTGGGTAGGAAGGGCTCGTAggttgtttggggggggggggggtgaaaacaAGAACAGCCACCCTCAGACTCTGGCTCCTGTCTCTGTTCCCATTAAAACAACGTCACGACAAGTCAAGGACAAGCTCAATCAGtttctggcggacgatcactttttggcaccgcACCGGCGTTGACTCCTaatggatattaaaaaaaaatactctcaaCGTTAGCTGCATGTTGACGTTAGCTAAATTAGCAAACAGCTGACTGGCTGCGGTTAGCCGCCGTCTTACCAGTTGTTGTCATAAACAACCAAAGTCAACGTCGAATAAAAGCATTAGAACCGTCTCGCTGTCTGCAGAACAGAACACCGAGCTTACTTTTCGGGAATTGCCGTCGCGCTGCGTCACGACCGTGACATTTTTCCACGTAGCCACAGGAACGACGTTAGCAAGCAGCTAACAAAGTTTCCACTATGCAGTCACTCGCTTTAGTCCCGCCCACGAGTCCACGTCCGCCAATGGCGTTGTTGATTTCCGCTGTTGCCCTGGTACCGCTCAAGGCATTCGTCCAATCAGCGGCATTCTAGTCTTCCTGTTTACACTAACATTAAAATGTGGGGATCTCCTTAAAAATATGTTATACACCATGACGGAACGTtaagttttaataaaaagtaatttggCTTTCAGTCAGTTTCATAACAGCACAACATCCTGTACTGTAAACGGTGTTATAATAGATTTTTACATCTTGTATGAAAGCTGTTTACTACTTTGCTACTTTAGTAGTATCATAATTAACTACAATGCTGAGATGTTTGTACCTTActtgtttccatttttgtccattttatACTTCTACTCTGCACATTGCACCTTCATGTCACCATGTTcttttatctatccatctgtctatctatatttCTATTTACCATGTCAGAGGTGAATGTTATACTTTCACACTTtaagatttaagaaaaaaatttacGAGCATATAAAAATAGATTACATTACTATACTTCCTTCACCACAGGAAAGCTGTCAGAATAGTTTAAAAGAAATTATGCAAAACCCAAGCCTCTACCTAAGCCAAATGTTTTGTTAAACCACATGAAAATACATTCTTTCTTGATGcctttattacattttctttgtattatttctgtttttgggGACAGACATTGAACACATTTAATCTCACACATTTCTACAAGATCACAAAAAGATGGTAAAAAGACAGACATATACATACAGGtgtagacatacagtatatacacgtTTCCCCTTTCCTGCATCAAATTACATAtcatataaacaaaaataagatctctgttcgtcttttttttttaattctgccaGGCAAAATTAGACTAAgttgatattttgtttaaccTTATTATTTGATCATAACTCACATCACTATTTTCAAGTATATTTTCATTCTATTCTCAAGCAAAAGGTCTGTAGCTGTCTTATTCATAGCCATTTGTTTTGAACATTcagaatttgtaaaaaataacatacataCATTGAAGGTTCAGTTTTATCTGATTAACATAAAATGCAATTAATTATCTGCAATCAACATTGAATTAATGCTTAGACACACTTAATGTATGTACAATAAGGCATAGTAAATAAACTGTGGGATTTACAGTGCTTTCTCACTCTAACAGGGGCTTAATTAGAAATCCACATCATACAAATTTATGAAACTTTGCAGTAACAACtgtattattttaaagaaaaccaAATATTATCTCTGACAACAATTCTTAATTTCTAGACtctgttattatatttattaatttgacgCAAAACATGATCCATTTACAGTTATGTGGCATTTTGTCAACTTTTCAACTTCATTCGTTTTCATTTGTTCTCACTTGCGCTGCTTCATCTCTCCCCCTCGATCTATAGTTTCAGGTACTTGGCTACGGACTGGTAGGCAAAGAGGATCTCTGAGTCATTTGGGCAGGTGTAGCGAAACTCATCTTGTTTGTAGGCTTTGTCCAGGTAACGTGACAGACCTTTCAACTCTTTGGGGATGTCAAAGTTACGGTACTTCTTACACACCACCTGCGGCAAGAGAGATTAAGATTAAGAAACATTAAATCCAGGAATggctcatttcctctttttaacACCTATTTACCATTGAGGTGATGATggagatttcttcttttttttttacacacgtAGAGTGCTGTTGAATTTACCTTGACAATGTTGAGTTTGGGAAGCAGGTTACAGTCGGCCAAGGTGAGGGTGTCACCATCCAGGTAGAGGCGAGAGGACTCACTGGCATTTGGGTTCTGGTCCAGCTCATGAGGCAGTGGCGTCTCAAGGTACATGCTCAGCTTTATCAGAGTCTGCAGAAATTTCTTCTCCAGCACTGAAAGACAGTCAGGTGTTGGTTATGGTCTTCCCCATTTGGTCACATATGAAACATAAAATACcgtaatttcattttttaactaaTCTCCTCACTGTCATTTAGTCCGGGATTGGGATTTTTTATATATCCTGAGAACTTTCGGAAGATGTCTTCTCCGGCACCGTTGGACTCCTTGTAACGACAGCACAATTTTGGATACCTGCCATTTATAGGACATAAATGTTTGCGTGTCAGTAAAACACTAAATGAGACATTCAATGTGTTTCAAGAACTGAAAAAATACCagatagaaaaatgttttaagcaATCAGTTTGTCTCGTTAAATGTCTGCgtccatttgtgtgtttgaatgaaaatagGATGCGGCCCACTTACTGTGGTGGCGCTAAGGTCTCCTCCAGGAACTCCTCAATCTTGTTTGTGTCCGTTTTGACCTCATCATTGTACATGAGGAAGGGAGGCTGAGAGCCTGGAGCCAAAGCCTTCAGCGCTTCAGGGGTCCTGcaacagaggagcagaaagtCAGCATTACCAGCATTGGTCAGATAGTAGAAGTGACAAAAGCCGAGCACGACAACATAACTTTGGCATAATAACTGCCATTACAGGTTCCTCTCATTTACTTTAGCTGTAAAGTATTCCCAAGTTTAGTGTAACACAATCCCTTTGCATTCAAAACTTCAGTTTCCCACAAACTGATGGTCATGACTCACCAACAAATCCAGGTCGACATGAACCAGCCACGAACATCTGGCTCTCAAATGTCATTTAAACTTTTCCTACCAAATGTTTCTTATGGGAATCTACCTGAAAATCCCTTTAATTGGGAGGTCCTCCAACATTGTCATGCTTGTGTTTCTTTACAGTCAAGATGCAATACAAGGGATTAGACCAacaagatgaaaacataatgcGATACAATAGTCAATAGTACAATGGTAGTTTGAAATGAGTGTTGAGATTTAATCAGAGAGgttcattataatttttattgTACTATTCTGTATGTTTATGTGttatgaagagagaaaaataagtgCTCTCACCTCCTCATGTCCACAGTGGTGAGGGTAAAGTTGACCCCTTTCAACCAGAGAATCATGAAGAGTCTCTGACAGAAAGGGCAGTTCCCCACACTCTCAGCGTCCTGACTGgcctgacagacaaacagacatgacGTCGATAAGGTGGGATAGCAAAACCCAGGGGAAGGAGCCAAAGGCAGACAcaagtgagggagagaaaaaaaacacgaacaAACAAGGACATTCCAAACAAgcagaacacaaacagatgaaagaaaaaaaagtcaaatctgTGCAGAAAGTCACTCAAAGGGGcaggttttaaaaatgaacacgTACATATATGATCCACTGCTCGCAAGAAGTGAAAACAACGAAAGCAAACGCACTTTTAAACTGGCAGTTGAGTGCTGTAATGTATCTGGCCAAACTGTGAATACCTGCACAGGTATTCTTGTCAAGcctgctctgctctgacagTCTGACGGTAACTGCTGAGGAATTTTAAACGGAGGCTGCTTTTCCACCCAGATTATGAAACTAATGTGGTTTGCTTCCTTATATATAGAGATACGTATATAACATTG from Scophthalmus maximus strain ysfricsl-2021 chromosome 20, ASM2237912v1, whole genome shotgun sequence encodes:
- the clic3 gene encoding chloride intracellular channel protein 3 is translated as MAEAPKIELFVKASQDAESVGNCPFCQRLFMILWLKGVNFTLTTVDMRRTPEALKALAPGSQPPFLMYNDEVKTDTNKIEEFLEETLAPPQYPKLCCRYKESNGAGEDIFRKFSGYIKNPNPGLNDMLEKKFLQTLIKLSMYLETPLPHELDQNPNASESSRLYLDGDTLTLADCNLLPKLNIVKVVCKKYRNFDIPKELKGLSRYLDKAYKQDEFRYTCPNDSEILFAYQSVAKYLKL